In a single window of the Globicephala melas chromosome 10, mGloMel1.2, whole genome shotgun sequence genome:
- the LOC115841267 gene encoding LOW QUALITY PROTEIN: rabankyrin-5-like (The sequence of the model RefSeq protein was modified relative to this genomic sequence to represent the inferred CDS: inserted 1 base in 1 codon; deleted 1 base in 1 codon; substituted 1 base at 1 genomic stop codon) translates to MGLERWLKPSHRGKEFALDLRKAQRKSHSRAAVQVQAAIRRAPERCSAPRNARLPRGRARPSAPSPPPPPLLGARLLQLLRISADPGGQPPWPGSQRRAQRSIPQSLVTLAASGQEDVCQNGGVQNCRLAAFGPRARHTQKQQKYLVDSLPRVDLQTEEGPALTSPRSADSSVYLWTPLHVTIACNHPDVVSVILEQKANALHATNNLQIIPAFSLKDSRDHTVLGLALGTGTHTTAAQLLGSGACIHDTMSDGQTLLHTAMQRQDGKSVLFLLEHQADINVRTQAGETALQLDVRNQLPLVVAATHTRGAGTSGPDEKGNAPPWLALAHNLEDIASTLVRRGCDATCWGPGPSGCLRTLLHRAVDENNESIVCFLIRSGCDVNSPRQRGADGEGEEEARGGRTPLHLAASWGLGETIQCLLEFGTTVNAQDAEGRAPVHVAMSNQRGVAIQLLISHPGIRLHVRHRQGLTPFACAKTYKNNKVAEPILKRESGAAEQVDSEGRNFLHVAVXESVLFPISVXANVNSGVQDAAKLTPLHLAVQAGSEIHINIIPVVTSVE, encoded by the exons ATGGGTCTGGAGCGGTGGCTGAAACCAAGCCATCGTGGCAAGGAGTTTGCCCTTGACCTGAG GAAGGCGCAAAG GAAGAGCCACAGCCGCGCGGCCGTGCAG GTGCAGGCGGCCATCCGCCGCGCCCCCGAGCGCTGCAGCGCGCCGCGGAACGCCCGGCTGCCCCGAGGTCGCGCCCGGCCTTCTGCACCcagcccgccgccgccgccgctgctgggAGCCCGGCTGCTCCAGCTTCTCCGGATCTCAGCAGACCCCGGGGGGCAGCCTCCGTGGCCAGGTTCTCAGCGCCG TGCCCAGAGAAGCATCCCTCAGAGTTTGGTGACGTTGGCAGCCAGCGGGCAGGAAGACGTCTGCCAGAATGGAGGAGTGCAGAACTGCAGGTTGGCTGCCTTTGGACCCCGGGCACGGCACAcccagaaacaacaaaaatacctc GTAGACAGCT TACCAAGGGTGGACCTACAGACGGAGGAGGGCCCTGCCTTGACCTCGCCCCGCTCAGCGGACAGCAGCGTCTACCTGTGGACACCACTGCACGTGACGATTGCCTGTAATCATCCGGATGTGGTGTCTGTCATCCTGGAGCAAAAAGCTAATGCTCTTCATGCCACCAACAACCTGCAAATTATTCCAGCCTTCAGCCTCAAGGATTCCCGAGACCACACTGTGCTGGGCCTGGCATTAGGGACTGGCACGCACACAACCGCAGCCCAGCTGCTGGGCTCCGGGGCTTGCATCCACGACACCATGTCAGACGGGCAGACCTTGCTGCACACGGCCATGCAGCGGCAGGACGGCAAGAGCGTGCTTTTTCTCCTGGAGCACCAGGCGGACATAAACGTCAGAACTCAGGCTGGGGAGACGGCTCTTCAGCTGGACGTCAGAAATCAGCTTCCCCTTGTCGTGGCTGCCACACACACGCGAGGAGCTGGCACATCTGGGCCAGATGAGAAGGGGAACGCCCCACCGTGGCTCGCACTGGCTCATAATCTGGAGGACATCGCATCCACTCTGGTCAGGCGTGGTTGTGATGCCACGTGCTGGGGCCCAGGACCTAGTGGGTGCCTTCGGACACTGCTGCACAGAGCCGTTGATGAAAAC AACGAGTCCATCGTCTGCTTTCTTATTCGCAGTGGCTGCGATGTGAATAGTCCCAGACAGCGTGGTGCtgatggagaaggagaggaagaggccaGAGGTGGGCGGACCCCCTTGCATTTGGCAGCctcctgggggctgggagagACGATACAGTGTCTTCTGGAGTTTGGTACCACTGTAAATGCACAGGATGCGGAAGGAAGAGCGCCTGTCCACGTGGCCATGAGCAACCAACGTGGCGTCGCCATTCAGCTGCTGATTTCCCACCCTGGCATCCGCCTGCATGTCCGACACAGGCAGGGCCTGACCCCCTTTGCCTGTGCCAAGACCTACAAGAACAACAAGGTGGCCGAGCCCATCCTGAAACGAGAGTCCGGGGCTGCTGAGCAGGTGGATAGCGAGGGCCGGAATTTTCTTCACGTGGCAG CAGAAAGTGTGCTGTTCCCGATCAGTGTCTAGGCTAACGTGAATTCCGGAGTCCAGGATGCTGCCAAGTTGACCCCTTTGCACCTTGCTGTCCAAGCAGGCTCAGAaattcatataaatat CATCCCTGTGGTCACTAGTGTTGAGTAG